Part of the Oncorhynchus masou masou isolate Uvic2021 chromosome 18, UVic_Omas_1.1, whole genome shotgun sequence genome, GGAACAGGAGCCAACTAATGTCGAAGGTGTTTGTCTATTTTGTTATTGTGTGGGGTCAGTGTATTTGGAAATGTGTGAGAGGGAGACGGACTTGGCAGTTGTTCTCCTCAGTGCTTACCACAGGAGAGGTGttgagaggaaaacagagtaaactagaatgctatttggccctaaacagagagtactcagtggcagaatacctaaccattgtgactgacccaaaattaaggaaatctttgactatgtactgtgaacatagccttgctattgagaaaggccgccgaaggcagacctgtctctcaagagaagacgggctatgtgcacactgcccacaaaatgaggtggaaactgagctgcacttcctaacctcctgccaaatgtatgactatATTAGAGAGACagatttccctcagattacacagacccagaAAGAATTttaacaaatccaattttgataaactcccatatctattgggtgaaataccacagtgtgccatcacagcagcaacattTGTGACCTCTTGCCCCAAGAAAATGGCAAcctgtgaagaacaaacaccattgtaaatatagGTTATACTTacgtttttttatttttctatttgcacatcattacaacactgtaaatatacataataacatttgaaatgtctttattcttttggaacttttgtgcgTTTTAATGTCAacttttttgtttatttcactttttgtttactatctatttcacttgcattGGCAATGTCAACGTATGTTTCCCAtatcaataaagccccttaaattgaaaccTTTTTAAAATTGAGAGAGCAAGGTGGGGGAGATGAGAGACATCTCCACAGTGGCAGCTTGGCAACAGATGATGGCAAATAAATCTCCGGCTCCTTGCTACCTGTCTGCTCTCGATGCTTACTCGCAACCTTCCACCTTCGACTCACCACACTGTGCGTTATTTACACCCAGATAGGTTTAGGTATACACACTTCATATAATCCAGCTCAATGTCCTGATACCTAGACTATGTGGAtgtctataagtacctaggtgtctggctagactgcaaactctccttccagactcatatcaaacatctccaatccaaaatcaaatctagagtcggctttctatttcgcaacaaagcctccttcactcacgccgcaaaacttaccctcgtaaaactgactagcctaccgatcctcgacttcggcgacgtcatctacaaaatagcttccaatactctactcggcaaactggatgcagtttatcacagtgccatccgttttgttactaaagcaccttataccacccaccactgcgacctgtaagctctagtcggctggctctcgctacatgttcgtcgccagacccactggctccaggtcatctacaagtctatgctagggaAAGcttcgccttatctcagttcactggtcacgatggcaacacccacccgtagcacgcgctccagcaggtgtatctcactgatcatccctaaagccaaaacctcatttggccacctttccttccagttctctgctgcctgcgactggaacaaattgcaaaaatctctgaagttggagacttttatctccctcagcagatgtttaaagttggtatctgagcagctaaccgatcgctgcagctgtacatagtccatcggtatatagcccacccaatttacctacctcatccccatactgtttttattttatttacttttctgctcttttgcacaccagtatctctacctgcacatgttcatctgatcatttatcactccagtgttaatctgctaaattgtaatttcactcctatggcctatttattgcctacctcttCATGCCTtttacacacaatgtatatagattcttTTTTTccctactatgttattgacttgtttattatttattccatgtgtaactctgtgttgtctgttcacactgctatgctttatcttggccaggtcgcagttgcaaataagaactttttctcaactagcctacctggttaaataaaggtgaattaaaaaataaaatacacgcGCCATCACCAATGTACCAACCCAGCCTAATGTTTTGTAGACTGTCAGCACCACCTGTGTGAGCCGGACCTGAAGCTGGTGTGGCCCAGCGCCAAGCTGCTGCAGGCCACCTCTACCGCCTCCTACAGGGCGAGCCACAGAGTTGCAGCCGCCATCATGCCGTCCCTCATAGAACAATACAACAGCCGAACACAAGTGAGTCACACCAGCCAGCTAGGTCGTTACATTTCCGTCAGTGTTGACGCTCGTCTCCCATTCTTGACTGTTGGTAATGATTTGAGTCAGTTCCGCGAGTCAGATTTCTCACATTGTGTGTTTTGCTGGCTTCCCACATAGTCAAAATCACAGTGTTACTGCATTGTAAGTTATGGCCTTTTGCTGACCCAATATTGCCACAGGACATGTAGGCGGCCCAGCCTGTTGTAAGTATCTTGGTTCTGGCTTGGTTCCTACAGAAATCTTAAATATCTGTCTGTGTCCTCCCCCATGTAGTGTGCTCAGCGGCGCACCCTACTGGAGGTGTTACAGGGCTTCGTCCAGCCAGCGAAGTCTTCAGAGGGTAAGTGTAACGTTCATTACTGTCCCGCTCTCTGTGCCACGTTCATTAAGAGCCATGCGTCAGTCCAggtaacataataaaataatcTCTATCAAAACCTGTCTGAcatgtcttttttgttgttgttgcatgggCTAACTCTCAATCTGCCACATCCTCCTATGTTGGCCTTgcgcatctgcggtggaaggcggccgagctacagcagtgtttgtcagcCCATGAGAAAttggtcttctcacgaaaacgtctgtaatgatggtgttctctgttttgctctacgaGCCCCACAGCATGGGACTCGTTTAAAGTCAGTAACTCTGATGTGCCAATTTCTGTCTGTAATTTATGGCCTTTAGTTTGAGCTACAAAGTAATTTGACTACACTATGGAAAGGGGTGACTCGTACAAACACGATGGTTTTCTTCATTTTGCTCTGACCCCACAAGTGTCCCTGAACTCGTCAGACTATTACCCATACAAACCAATGGAAGTACGCAGGTAGTTCTGTGGGTTAAATATTTTGTCATCGCCGCCCCCACCCCCCAAACGGCTTAGCCTTTTAGAGATTTAATGTCCCCTGTTCCTCCTTTCAAGTTCTGCCTCTGTATCTAAACAAGTGATTTACACTGCTTCATTTCAGGGCTCCATTTGGAAGATTATTTGAAGCAGAACGCCGTTAGAACTTGCCCAAGCATAATAACAATTCATGCTTTAGGAATGATGAAAATATccagccatctctactgtacaataACTCAGTCCCTCATGAACTGTTCCCTCCTGGTTTGTGTGATATGTGGCGGTGTGAATTATTCTATTAACCTTTTCCCACCACTctcacacctctccttctctcccttttctctcttcctccctttctccttccctactttctttgtccctctctctcccccctcatcctctctcctctcgccaGATGAGAGTGTGCTGTTGGACTTCAGGCAGTCTCTTTGCAGTATAGTGTTCTCTGCTCTGTCTGAGAACAGTGCTGGGCTCCAGATCACATCACTGCGTGTGCTCACTGCCCTGAGCCAACAGACAGGTGAGACTCCTGACCTCGCAATCCCTCTTCCAATTAACATATACCTGACCAACACATTTGAGACCCTTTGAGCTCATCTCACTGCTACACAGGATTGAATTGAAGTCAGAATGAGTCTTTGTTCACATGCTGTTCAGCTTGTGGGATAGAGAATACATTTAATTGGCCATTCACATTGTGCTACATCTCCCCTTACTATGCTGAGACGTATCggttgacctctcacctctctcctagTCCTACTATTAGAGTCAGATGTGGAGCTGGCTGTTGACCACCTCACCAGGCTCATCCTGGAGGAGGAAGATGCTAAAGTCAGGTTAGTACCTGTTTTCAGTTCTTCTGGGAGGGCAATCAGAAGTCGGTGGCcacgtttacacaggcagcccacttCTGATCTTTTTTAtttcactaattggtattttgaccaatcagataagCGCTGataaagatctgatgtgattggtcaaaggCCAGTTAGTGAAAAATAACCcatctgaattgggctgcctgtgtaaacacaaccTATGTGTGCCTAATCAATTAACACAAGGGTTTGgttcttctctctgcctctccctgtgtgtccagcCTGGCTGTGGTTGAGTGTGCAGGGGCTCTGGCTGGTCTGCATCCTCTAGCCTTCATCTCTAAGTTGGTTCCACGGCTGAAGGGGGAGATCTTCTCAGGTGGGTTAGGGTCAAAGGTCAAAACAAAATAATGTAAACAAAGGTCTTTATCATTACGTTCCTTCAATGACATCATTCCAACCGGAGGAGGGTTACTGAACTGAACCCTTTCCTGTCCTGTTCCCAGAATCCATGGCACAAGGTGACTGCGCCACGCCGTCCCAGGAACATTCCCAGCAGGCCGTGCGTCAGCGGTGTTTGACGGCGCTGGCTGCGGTGTCGTCCCGGCCCAGTGTGGTTCAGGAGAGCACACCTGTCCTGCTACAGGTTCTCACCTCCTCACACACTGGTATGTGTCACTACCACACACTCTTCTGTCTTTGTATAGGTAGACCTTTTCTAAATATGTCTTATGTTTCGTTGTATAGGTAAACTCCCCTATCTCTctgttaaagctgcaatatgttaacgttttgggcgacctgaccaaattcacatagaaatgtgagctATAGATACgttattctcattgaaagcaagtctaagaagtggcaGATCTcatctatgtgcactatttcaaTGCTTCCCATTTCCTTTTTGAaatttacttttggttttgtacaccagcttcaaatagCTGAAAAACATCATTTTTGTGGTGGTTGAAAATATATTTcccagcagtttagatggtacaatggtTCCCTACACTATACATTGCTTGAACTATTAGAATTCtatcaaccaggaaatggcggagcaatttctgcatattgcacctttttgTATAAGTAGACTCTGATGACAATGAAGATGTAATATCACCCCCAACAGGCACTGGCTTATTTTCATTGGAGGAGGTCATCTCTGTGTGCCACAATCTGCAAAGGATAGCAGAGCATGCCCAGGACACTGAAGAGACCGGCCATGTCTTCCATGACATCATCATTCCGCGCCTGCTCGGACTGGCCTTGCAGGCAGCTATGCGGGGTGAGAATATTCTGTCCAACTAATGGATTCAGGCCTCTGCAACACATTGTAATGTTTGAATTAATgtaacctttattgaaccaggaaGTCCCTTGAGATAAGGAATCTCTTGTTCAATGGAGAGCTGTTCtgaaaatgagtaggtgtgttttGGCAAACCTATGCAAATTAAATGCAGAAGACCACTCTTTTTGACTGTTTTTTTCTGCTCTGTTTTATATGTGAAGGGTCCTCAGACCATCCGAGTCCTTTAGTGGAGGAGTCTGTCCTATCAGCCATGGTACCAGTCATCAGCACCACCTGTGCCCGACTACAGTCCCAGTGAGTTGGCATCACTGAGAGAGCCAGCCACCCAGTCAgacgagagacacacacacacacacataattgaTGACGGCACATGTAATATGTCATATGTAAATATGTTGGCTTGGTGCAACCACTAGGGTTGTAAAACTCTAGGAACTTTTAATACATTCCTTGGTTTTCCCCAAactcctggttggaggattcccagATTCAGGAGGAAACAGGCAGGAAATCCAGATTCCtacaaccaggatttctggaaaacaatGGGAGTTTATTGAAAGTTCCCGGAATTTTGTAAACCTAAGCTCTGCTGTGTCAccagactggcaggccaaacagCCACGCGGGCGGTGTCCCTCTTCCTGGATGGTGACATGTCCTTCCTGCCAGAGAATGCCTTCCCCTCCCAGATCCAGCTCCTGAAGGTCAGGGTTCAATGCTAAAGACACCCAGACATCTCCTTTATCAAAATACACTACTACTGAGGATACTCAAGGGACAGGATGCATGCTGTCTATTTATTGAATGGGTTGTCCTTTGACCTTGTCCTCCAGAAGCAGGCAGGTGACTCCTGGAGCCAGTCCCAGATGGTGTGTCTTCTCATGGGTTGTGTGTGCTCACTGCCACGGAGTGTAAGAACGCCCTAAAATGTCTACTACTCATCACAGGGCCTCAAAACCACACTCTAACCGTTTTTGTACTGTTAAATGTTCATACAATGGATACGGGTTTAATGCGTTACGCCGGATACTCGTGTGTTGCATTCTTAAGATATCCTGACATTGAATGGCTTAATTTAGCCCGTTATCATTGACCCGACTGACCGTGTGTCCTGGACAGGTGGAGGTTCCACAGATTGACAGGCTACTGTTAGAACTGGAGGAGCTGAGCTGTACCTGTGGCCATCCCTTCTCCTACACCTCAGCTGCCAAGTGCTACGCTGGGCTGGTCAACAAGCGGCCTGCAGGTGAGTCCTCCAGTCCTGTCCTTGATCTGAATGAGGATTGGTCAAGTGAATGTTGGTGAGACGGTATATTTAATGTTGTGTGTTTCTACAGGAGAAGCCCTGGACTCTCTGATAGACGGGACGTTAAAGAGGATCTCCACTGAGCTGGACTGTGCGTCCTCCTCGGTCCGAACGCAGGCGTTCACGCTGCTGCTCTGGGTTAGTATATTTTATCCGTTTACATCAGTTTCTATGATTTCCATGTTCTCTTTTATTCTCCGTTCCCCTCAGCCCATACTTAGCTTACTGAACTCCCCACACTACGACCCCCTCCCGTGTCTCTAGACTAGGGGTCTCTGATACTCCTACGACCCCCCCCCTTGTGTCTCCAGATTAGGGATCTCTGATACCCCTACGCCCCCCCTTGTCTCTAGACTGGGGATCTCTGATACTCCTACGATCCCCCGTGTGTCTCTAGACTAGGGCTCTCTGATAGTCCTACGACCTCCTCTCCTTTAGGGTGAATGGTGACTTGCCAATTGTATGGTTTTCTGTCCATTCATGAAGTTGTGAATGGCTTTCTTGTCTTTAGGTGGCCAAGGCTCTCCTTCTCCGCTACCACCCTCTGTCCACAGCCCTGACTGACAAGGTAAAGGACAGGAGTCCTCTGTCCTCCTACACAGTCTGTCATTTAATTGTTTTGTCTCTTCTCCCCTAGGAAAATATCTATACCTCAgtaacctcacacacacagaaataaccCTGTGTCGTTCTCAGCTTTTCtccctgctcagtgactcagaaCTGGGTTCGTTAGCTGCCGATGGATTCTCTCTCTTGATGAGCGACTCGCCGGACGTCCTCAATCGCGGTTGCAATGCCGACGTACGCATCATGTACCGCCAGCGCTTCTTCACCGAGAACTCGGCCAAGCTTGTCCAGGGCTTTAACTCTGCAGCCCAAGGTACCGGAAATGGACACATTTTCAATGCACTACAGATACTGGCCACGTGTTGAAACTTGTTAACCAGTTTGTGAGAGTCCTGTTCATTGTACCGATTCTTAACtttcccttccttctctccctctacagaGAAGAAGTCTGGCTACCTGAAGGCACTGTCTCACATAGTGAACTACCTACCCAGACAGGTTCAGCTCACTGAGCTACCAGCAGTAAGTAGAGAGGACCAGTGAAACAGTATAGATAAGTGCCAGACAAGGGAGCAACTTAAATGTATTTTTTCCATGAATATATTCCTTAAATCTGAAATCTAAAACACATATCTGAGAGGGGTGTGGTATATCGCCAATATACCAAAGCTAAGGGGTTGTTCTTAGGCACAACACGAGGTGACTGGATACAACCCGTAGCGATGGATATTggccacaaacc contains:
- the LOC135505089 gene encoding MMS19 nucleotide excision repair protein homolog isoform X1 gives rise to the protein MAAGSALLVGLVEEFVSGQQDSKAADTATGLKAGQFTILQLVEALGLHLASSQPQTRARGVQLLSNVLQQCHGDLTEREVDVLLAFYENRLKDHYVITPHVLKGMEALTKCSVLPPGSAVSILKSLFQDVHVQSLMLVERSCVYNILTQLMESRESELKGLGADFVFGFVQSVDGERDPRNLLLAFQIARKIIHGGYDLGKFTEELFEVTSCYFPIDFSPPPNDPHGITQEELILALRAVLTGTPRFAEFLLPLIIEKLDSDVQSAKVDSLQTLTACASVYEHKELAEFLPGLWASLRREVFQTASERVESAGLAALGALTACISRSVLNSDSEDYLDVFLDLVLKDCQHHLCEPDLKLVWPSAKLLQATSTASYRASHRVAAAIMPSLIEQYNSRTQCAQRRTLLEVLQGFVQPAKSSEDESVLLDFRQSLCSIVFSALSENSAGLQITSLRVLTALSQQTVLLLESDVELAVDHLTRLILEEEDAKVSLAVVECAGALAGLHPLAFISKLVPRLKGEIFSESMAQGDCATPSQEHSQQAVRQRCLTALAAVSSRPSVVQESTPVLLQVLTSSHTGTGLFSLEEVISVCHNLQRIAEHAQDTEETGHVFHDIIIPRLLGLALQAAMRGSSDHPSPLVEESVLSAMVPVISTTCARLQSQLAGQTATRAVSLFLDGDMSFLPENAFPSQIQLLKKQAGDSWSQSQMVCLLMGCVCSLPRSVEVPQIDRLLLELEELSCTCGHPFSYTSAAKCYAGLVNKRPAGEALDSLIDGTLKRISTELDCASSSVRTQAFTLLLWVAKALLLRYHPLSTALTDKLFSLLSDSELGSLAADGFSLLMSDSPDVLNRGCNADVRIMYRQRFFTENSAKLVQGFNSAAQEKKSGYLKALSHIVNYLPRQVQLTELPALLPLLLEALSCPDQAVQLSTLSCLQPVLMDPPSALITQLEALVGRTLTLTTSPAMKVRIASLRCIHALSRFPEHEIMPFRARVLRALAVPLDDLKRMVRSEAVVARNEWFLLGSPGGR
- the LOC135505089 gene encoding MMS19 nucleotide excision repair protein homolog isoform X2; its protein translation is MAAGSALLVGLVEEFVSGQQDSKAADTATGLKAGQFTILQLVEALGLHLASSQPQTRARGVQLLSNVLQQCHGDLTEREVDVLLAFYENRLKDHYVITPHVLKGMEALTKCSVLPPGSAVSILKSLFQDVHVQSLMLVERSCVYNILTQLMESRESELKGLGADFVFGFVQSVDGERDPRNLLLAFQIARKIIHGGYDLGKFTEELFEVTSCYFPIDFSPPPNDPHGITQEELILALRAVLTGTPRFAEFLLPLIIEKLDSDVQSAKVDSLQTLTACASVYEHKELAEFLPGLWASLRREVFQTASERVESAGLAALGALTACISRSVLNSDSEDYLDVFLDLVLKDCQHHLCEPDLKLVWPSAKLLQATSTASYRASHRVAAAIMPSLIEQYNSRTQCAQRRTLLEVLQGFVQPAKSSEDESVLLDFRQSLCSIVFSALSENSAGLQITSLRVLTALSQQTVLLLESDVELAVDHLTRLILEEEDAKVSLAVVECAGALAGLHPLAFISKLVPRLKGEIFSESMAQGDCATPSQEHSQQAVRQRCLTALAAVSSRPSVVQESTPVLLQVLTSSHTGTGLFSLEEVISVCHNLQRIAEHAQDTEETGHVFHDIIIPRLLGLALQAAMRGSSDHPSPLVEESVLSAMVPVISTTCARLQSQLAGQTATRAVSLFLDGDMSFLPENAFPSQIQLLKQAGDSWSQSQMVCLLMGCVCSLPRSVEVPQIDRLLLELEELSCTCGHPFSYTSAAKCYAGLVNKRPAGEALDSLIDGTLKRISTELDCASSSVRTQAFTLLLWVAKALLLRYHPLSTALTDKLFSLLSDSELGSLAADGFSLLMSDSPDVLNRGCNADVRIMYRQRFFTENSAKLVQGFNSAAQEKKSGYLKALSHIVNYLPRQVQLTELPALLPLLLEALSCPDQAVQLSTLSCLQPVLMDPPSALITQLEALVGRTLTLTTSPAMKVRIASLRCIHALSRFPEHEIMPFRARVLRALAVPLDDLKRMVRSEAVVARNEWFLLGSPGGR